The proteins below are encoded in one region of Methylomagnum ishizawai:
- a CDS encoding polysaccharide pyruvyl transferase family protein: MKRLGIVGYYGHGNFGDELFLQAFRRIFPVNEYRMDLLGRSGALMRKYRDSRLDAIAERYDAIIIGGGDLLIPGYDVANQYFLEEFLQVPVFIHGVGVPTWTGYDETACNNMKKFLRSEAIRNVCVRDIEGVEWVNKNIKPHVEAVFADDIVFSLLDTVDFRYQPKTSVERIGIVLRGGQNKPDCKMKEFVHFLLQQGYALRFIMLGTGKELDYDLTAVEKLECLDSDRVDVVVRQSDVDLLHAFDGVDAVYSMKFHGCIAALMHGIPTFALITTDKFVNLYRKLGIENYIIHHTNARLFESVDSIYAFPELDLDGIYESSTKGLYDLKTKVDVAILNARQVRLKSD, encoded by the coding sequence ATGAAAAGACTCGGCATCGTTGGATACTACGGCCACGGCAATTTCGGCGACGAATTATTCTTGCAAGCATTCCGGCGGATTTTCCCGGTGAACGAATACCGCATGGACCTGCTCGGCAGGAGCGGCGCCCTGATGCGTAAATACCGGGATAGCCGCCTCGACGCCATCGCCGAACGCTACGACGCCATCATTATCGGCGGCGGCGATTTGCTGATCCCCGGCTACGATGTGGCCAACCAATATTTCCTGGAGGAATTCCTACAAGTGCCGGTATTCATCCATGGGGTCGGAGTGCCCACTTGGACCGGCTACGACGAAACCGCCTGCAATAATATGAAGAAGTTCCTGCGCTCGGAAGCGATACGCAATGTCTGCGTCCGCGATATCGAGGGCGTGGAATGGGTGAACAAGAATATCAAACCCCATGTCGAGGCGGTTTTTGCCGACGATATCGTGTTCAGCCTGTTGGATACCGTGGATTTCCGCTACCAACCCAAAACCTCGGTGGAGCGCATAGGCATCGTATTGCGCGGCGGCCAGAACAAACCCGACTGCAAGATGAAGGAATTCGTGCATTTCCTGTTGCAACAAGGCTATGCCCTGCGTTTCATCATGCTCGGCACCGGCAAGGAGCTCGATTACGACCTGACCGCGGTGGAAAAGCTGGAATGCCTGGATTCCGACCGGGTCGATGTGGTGGTCCGGCAAAGCGATGTCGATTTGCTGCACGCCTTCGATGGGGTGGACGCGGTCTACAGCATGAAATTCCATGGCTGCATCGCCGCGCTCATGCATGGCATCCCCACCTTCGCGCTCATTACCACCGATAAGTTCGTGAACCTTTACCGTAAACTGGGTATAGAAAACTACATCATCCACCATACCAACGCCCGTTTGTTCGAGAGCGTTGATTCGATCTATGCCTTCCCAGAATTGGATCTTGATGGAATTTATGAATCCTCTACCAAAGGATTATATGATCTAAAAACCAAGGTGGATGTGGCGATACTGAACGCCAGACAGGTCCGGCTCAAATCGGATTGA
- a CDS encoding FAD-dependent oxidoreductase: MTYTFLGSHPPEHPACRGRFRHRLCLCLALVDMLAPAWGAKFDVVVVGAGSGGVSAALQAARLGARVALLEETDWIGGQMTAAGVSTMDGGAGFGDSGIYGEFIGKVKAHYARLGKSVATCYWSEQTLCFEPRVGQAVLRAMLAQYPQIELFQRQTVVGVGREGMRITGVSTRRGDAQRVGLGTDHTASWESKVVVDATEYGDVLALLPAPYRAGTATSDPPDPDACIQDITYVAIVRKYPDGVPESLRLKHPPPGYGPAIRDKFAAKVRRDGGKSPSGGPVDWPTHNAYRGLPDSALPGSYTGIQPDRITRTGINMANDLPATVALFDRARRKGIQCEAKLRTLQFLYYMQGEPGQAQWGVADDEGYDTPYNREENNCASIPAEFKAVERNLPPIPYVRESRRLIGLHTLTAGEIKRVGQPPRGQARFPDAVAVGDYAVDLHGCWKAEPGLDRSADLPKGWVTGPFEIPFGSFIPLAVDGVVAAEKNLSQSRYANGATRLQPITMLTGQAAGAIAALAVRKHVQPRAVPPGEVQAALRAAGVKIGLDDFRDRLQGRP, from the coding sequence ATGACCTATACCTTCCTTGGCAGCCATCCCCCCGAACATCCAGCGTGTCGCGGGCGTTTCCGGCACCGCTTATGCCTGTGTCTCGCCCTGGTCGATATGCTTGCTCCCGCCTGGGGGGCCAAATTCGACGTGGTCGTGGTCGGGGCCGGCAGCGGCGGGGTGTCCGCCGCCCTCCAGGCGGCGCGGCTGGGCGCGCGGGTGGCTTTGCTCGAGGAGACCGATTGGATCGGCGGACAGATGACGGCGGCGGGGGTGTCCACCATGGACGGCGGCGCTGGGTTCGGCGATTCCGGTATCTATGGCGAATTCATCGGCAAGGTCAAGGCCCATTACGCCCGGCTCGGGAAGTCGGTTGCCACCTGCTATTGGTCGGAGCAGACGCTTTGTTTCGAGCCCAGGGTCGGGCAGGCCGTCCTTCGCGCCATGCTGGCCCAATATCCGCAGATCGAGCTATTCCAACGCCAGACCGTGGTCGGGGTCGGGCGCGAGGGCATGAGGATCACGGGCGTATCGACCCGCCGTGGCGACGCCCAGCGCGTCGGCCTGGGCACCGACCACACCGCCTCCTGGGAATCCAAGGTCGTCGTCGACGCCACGGAATACGGGGACGTGCTGGCCCTCCTCCCCGCGCCATACCGCGCCGGCACCGCGACCAGCGACCCTCCCGACCCGGACGCCTGCATCCAGGACATCACCTATGTGGCCATCGTCCGCAAATACCCGGACGGGGTTCCCGAGTCCTTGCGCTTGAAGCATCCACCACCGGGTTACGGCCCCGCCATCCGCGACAAGTTCGCCGCCAAGGTCAGGCGGGACGGCGGGAAGTCCCCGTCCGGCGGCCCGGTCGATTGGCCCACCCACAACGCCTACCGGGGGCTGCCGGATTCGGCCCTACCGGGGAGCTACACCGGCATCCAACCGGACCGGATCACCCGCACCGGGATCAACATGGCCAACGACCTCCCGGCCACGGTGGCCCTGTTCGACCGCGCCCGGCGCAAGGGCATCCAATGCGAGGCCAAATTGCGGACGCTACAGTTCCTGTACTACATGCAGGGCGAACCGGGCCAGGCCCAATGGGGTGTCGCCGACGACGAAGGCTACGACACGCCCTATAACCGCGAAGAAAACAACTGCGCCTCCATCCCGGCGGAATTCAAGGCCGTGGAACGCAACCTGCCGCCCATCCCCTATGTGCGCGAAAGCCGCCGCCTGATCGGCCTGCATACCCTGACCGCCGGGGAAATCAAGCGGGTGGGGCAACCGCCGCGTGGACAGGCGCGCTTCCCGGACGCGGTGGCGGTGGGCGATTACGCGGTGGACCTGCATGGTTGTTGGAAGGCCGAGCCGGGTTTGGACCGGTCCGCCGACCTGCCCAAGGGCTGGGTCACCGGGCCGTTCGAAATCCCGTTCGGGAGTTTCATCCCGCTGGCCGTGGACGGCGTGGTCGCGGCGGAGAAGAACCTTTCGCAGTCGCGCTACGCCAACGGGGCCACCCGCCTGCAACCCATCACCATGCTGACCGGGCAGGCGGCGGGGGCCATCGCCGCCCTGGCCGTGCGCAAGCATGTCCAACCCCGCGCCGTCCCGCCGGGCGAGGTACAGGCCGCGCTGAGGGCGGCGGGCGTCAAAATCGGCCTGGACGATTTCCGGGACCGCCTGCAAGGCCGGCCTTGA
- a CDS encoding tetratricopeptide repeat protein — translation MDVDNLRQLIDVGQYQEAMRLCQANSASLSVNDSELLFQVGRLYYKMGDYPRASEYFITAAKTPDCPQWKIKLMAQLLLEQRLSANSLIVSVLGLEKFPNDPACLDAYALALFRMKQYSLAEPAFAKACELDGTAEDYRRQYGLCLVLLGRYIEAKYWFDSSATLNPEKTLVRPYLPMQVLSQAVEAVGDWAWAEFHLANLAFEKGSYAHAEGLFKKASEHADPGSPLGKAARLMHAELIRRVYGLQEAKEKLGLLLSNGDATESWYWLNLGLIAFNEDRLEEAEACFSKVDEKIGELNVLALGSSSFSLLKGEDKAPSPDDEHAFKGAMDIPVKDEDEYIILAAADARYVGLFVENFVSSVLHTCGDVPIHLHIINPNQDSAAALDRIRDAVPWIRLSTTDERVSFPLPRPYYATARFLFARDLLRVTKKPTVIADIDAVFIKDPRAGVRELKYADVAVKLNPGDHHLEYPWYKVFATSSIFMPGAGSEWFLNAVARYFWKIYDPTGASNKWWIDQNALYYAWRLSLQESFKMVDLGRTLANRCIEANKPMEAKQEFTQRMAERFPLSALGLRKSDIVTN, via the coding sequence ATGGATGTCGATAACCTCAGGCAACTCATAGATGTTGGCCAATACCAGGAAGCCATGCGGCTTTGCCAAGCTAATTCAGCCAGTTTATCCGTGAACGATTCGGAACTGCTGTTCCAAGTGGGTAGGCTATATTATAAGATGGGCGACTATCCCAGGGCATCTGAGTATTTTATCACCGCCGCTAAAACCCCAGACTGCCCGCAATGGAAGATCAAATTAATGGCCCAACTCCTATTGGAACAGAGGCTATCCGCAAACTCGCTCATCGTTTCGGTGCTTGGCCTGGAAAAATTTCCAAACGACCCGGCTTGCCTGGATGCATATGCGTTGGCCTTGTTTCGGATGAAGCAATATTCCCTGGCCGAACCCGCTTTCGCTAAAGCCTGCGAACTCGACGGAACGGCAGAAGATTATCGTAGACAATATGGATTATGTTTGGTTTTACTGGGTCGGTATATCGAAGCGAAATATTGGTTCGATAGTAGCGCCACATTGAATCCGGAAAAGACCTTGGTGCGGCCTTACTTGCCAATGCAGGTTTTATCCCAGGCCGTCGAGGCGGTTGGGGATTGGGCTTGGGCAGAATTTCATCTCGCGAATCTGGCGTTTGAAAAGGGTAGCTATGCCCACGCGGAGGGTTTATTCAAGAAGGCTTCCGAGCATGCGGACCCCGGTTCTCCGCTTGGCAAGGCCGCGAGATTGATGCATGCGGAATTGATCAGGCGTGTGTATGGTCTTCAAGAGGCCAAAGAGAAGCTTGGCTTGCTATTATCGAATGGCGACGCAACCGAGTCCTGGTATTGGTTAAACTTGGGGTTGATCGCTTTCAACGAGGATCGGTTGGAGGAGGCAGAAGCTTGTTTTTCCAAGGTGGATGAGAAAATAGGCGAACTGAACGTCCTAGCCTTGGGAAGTAGTAGTTTTAGCTTGTTGAAAGGCGAGGATAAAGCACCGTCTCCCGATGACGAGCATGCTTTCAAAGGAGCGATGGATATTCCGGTCAAGGATGAAGATGAATATATTATCTTGGCTGCTGCCGATGCCAGATATGTGGGGCTATTCGTAGAAAACTTTGTTAGTTCGGTATTGCATACCTGTGGTGATGTGCCTATCCACCTACATATCATTAATCCAAACCAGGATAGCGCCGCCGCCTTGGACAGGATTAGGGACGCGGTACCCTGGATCAGGTTGTCGACCACCGATGAGCGAGTATCCTTTCCTTTGCCCCGGCCCTACTATGCGACCGCAAGGTTTTTATTCGCCCGAGACCTATTGCGGGTTACCAAGAAGCCTACCGTAATCGCCGATATCGATGCTGTTTTTATCAAGGATCCACGCGCCGGGGTGCGGGAACTCAAATACGCTGATGTGGCCGTCAAGCTCAACCCTGGAGACCATCATTTGGAGTACCCTTGGTACAAGGTTTTTGCGACGTCTTCGATATTTATGCCCGGGGCCGGAAGCGAATGGTTTTTGAACGCCGTGGCCCGATACTTCTGGAAAATCTACGATCCTACCGGGGCCAGCAATAAGTGGTGGATAGATCAAAATGCCTTGTATTATGCATGGCGGTTATCCTTGCAGGAGAGTTTCAAAATGGTTGACCTGGGGCGTACTTTGGCGAATCGCTGTATAGAAGCCAACAAACCCATGGAGGCCAAGCAGGAGTTCACCCAAAGAATGGCTGAACGGTTTCCTTTATCGGCCCTTGGCCTTCGAAAAAGCGATATAGTTACCAATTGA
- a CDS encoding histidine kinase N-terminal 7TM domain-containing protein, which translates to MNSPILVYTPYLWPLWVAAGLLGALGLYAWRYRETAALPFALLTLLAAATNLLYSLEAAAAALPLKVLASEWRFAPCAFLPPMVLATARSYTGSGRGFSPLGWAALLCVPTLTALAPLVPAFHALFRDGFHLEWRGVQPVLLWENGPWFMVHYLYGSLLVWTSCALLLAALRSPRLKRGDTLLFLLGIALPDAVDILFQLRLLPVRGFNFAFPATLFTGLCFGWALLRGRAFEAMPLARRIVLDNLGDPLLILDPGLRLADGNRAARAHWTIGAADLGRPAGECLPAAWTDLLDGYDGREPRRKEAAIEPDRHPERRRVYRLALSPILEPGGGLLGHLLYGHEITAHKAAETALRDSEQRFRQLADNTTDVFWVAEWPEVKLLYISPAFESIWGVPRQALYRDPRRRWRASVHPGDRPWLWRRWREQVERGQSELEYRIVRPDGGVRWIEDRSRLIADGRGFRIVGIARDITRAKQLSEELERHRHHLEDLVAERTAQLEEARRQAESANAAKGSFLANMSHEIRTPISAVLGLADLCLQTGLSERQRGYLLKIKGASTGLLGIINDILDFSKIEAGKLELEEIEFGLDEVLERLAAVVAEKARERGLELVFDGVERVSPRLVGDPLRLGQVLINLVGNAVKFSARGTVAVDFREEAGDGGVSILHVAVSDQGIGLTPAQLDGLFSPFSQADCSTTRRYGGTGLGLAISRRLVEMMGGTLSAESEYGRGSVFRFGVRLRTGRGGVLPPAGAAIDADALAAPLRGADILLVEDNIINREVLVELLDGRGLRVRSAENGLQALRAVAARKPDAVLMDCQMPVMDGYEACRALRANPAYRDLPIIALTANALDSDRERCLAAGMNAYLVKPVDLEALLRALVQWVGPARTGPEAAPPAAPATAADSVPAIDMEAGLPRVDHNRELYLRLLRKFRNEHLPGFEAAFRAAAAAGNWETARRSAHSLKGTARTLGAERLGDRAAELEVLARQAGPVEEALAGLAVELDRVAAAIDALPEE; encoded by the coding sequence ATGAACAGCCCGATCCTGGTGTATACGCCCTATCTCTGGCCGTTGTGGGTGGCGGCGGGCCTGTTGGGCGCCTTGGGCTTGTATGCCTGGCGCTACCGGGAAACGGCGGCCCTGCCCTTCGCCCTCCTGACCCTGCTGGCGGCGGCGACCAACCTGCTGTACTCCCTGGAGGCGGCGGCGGCGGCGCTGCCCTTGAAGGTGCTGGCCTCGGAATGGCGTTTCGCGCCCTGCGCCTTCCTCCCCCCCATGGTCCTGGCGACCGCACGGTCCTATACCGGGTCCGGGCGCGGGTTTTCGCCCCTGGGCTGGGCCGCGCTGCTATGCGTGCCCACGCTGACCGCGCTCGCCCCGCTGGTCCCCGCCTTCCACGCGCTGTTCCGCGACGGGTTCCACCTGGAATGGCGCGGGGTCCAGCCCGTGCTGCTGTGGGAGAACGGTCCCTGGTTCATGGTTCATTACCTCTATGGCTCGCTCCTGGTCTGGACCAGCTGCGCCCTGTTGCTCGCCGCCCTGCGCTCGCCCCGGCTCAAGCGCGGCGACACCCTCTTGTTCTTGCTGGGCATCGCCCTGCCCGATGCGGTGGATATCCTGTTCCAGCTGCGCCTGCTGCCGGTGCGGGGCTTCAATTTCGCGTTCCCGGCCACCCTGTTCACCGGCCTGTGCTTCGGTTGGGCCTTGTTGCGGGGCCGGGCCTTCGAGGCCATGCCCCTGGCCCGGCGCATCGTGCTGGACAACCTGGGCGATCCCCTGCTGATCTTGGACCCCGGCCTGCGCCTGGCCGATGGCAACCGGGCGGCCCGCGCCCATTGGACCATCGGCGCCGCCGACCTGGGCCGCCCCGCCGGGGAATGCCTGCCCGCCGCCTGGACGGACCTGCTGGACGGCTACGACGGCCGGGAACCCCGCCGCAAGGAGGCCGCGATCGAACCGGACCGGCACCCGGAGCGGCGGCGGGTCTACCGGCTGGCGCTCTCGCCGATCCTGGAGCCGGGCGGCGGCTTGCTCGGGCACCTGCTGTACGGCCACGAGATCACCGCCCACAAGGCGGCGGAAACCGCGCTCCGCGATAGCGAACAACGCTTCCGGCAATTGGCCGACAACACCACCGATGTGTTCTGGGTCGCGGAATGGCCGGAGGTCAAGCTGCTCTATATCAGCCCGGCCTTCGAGTCCATCTGGGGCGTGCCACGGCAGGCGCTATACCGCGATCCCCGGCGGCGTTGGCGGGCTTCGGTCCATCCCGGCGACCGCCCCTGGCTATGGCGGCGCTGGCGCGAGCAGGTGGAAAGGGGCCAATCCGAACTCGAATACCGCATCGTCCGGCCCGATGGCGGGGTGCGCTGGATCGAGGACCGCAGCCGTTTGATCGCCGATGGCCGGGGTTTCAGGATCGTCGGCATCGCCCGCGATATTACCCGCGCCAAACAGCTCTCCGAGGAATTGGAACGCCACCGCCACCATCTGGAGGATTTGGTGGCCGAGCGCACGGCGCAGCTCGAAGAGGCCCGCCGCCAGGCCGAATCCGCCAACGCCGCCAAGGGCAGCTTCCTCGCCAATATGAGCCACGAAATCCGCACCCCGATCAGCGCGGTGCTGGGGCTGGCCGACCTGTGCCTGCAAACCGGGCTTTCCGAGCGCCAGCGCGGCTACTTGCTCAAGATCAAGGGCGCTTCGACCGGCCTGCTCGGCATCATCAACGACATCCTGGATTTCTCCAAGATCGAGGCGGGCAAGCTGGAACTGGAGGAAATCGAGTTCGGCCTGGACGAGGTGCTGGAGCGGCTGGCGGCGGTGGTGGCGGAGAAGGCGCGGGAACGCGGGCTGGAACTGGTGTTCGACGGCGTGGAGCGGGTGTCGCCCCGCCTGGTCGGCGATCCCCTGCGGCTGGGGCAGGTGTTGATCAATTTGGTGGGCAACGCCGTGAAGTTTTCCGCGCGGGGGACGGTGGCGGTGGATTTCCGCGAGGAGGCGGGGGACGGCGGCGTTTCGATCCTGCATGTGGCGGTTTCCGACCAAGGCATCGGCCTGACCCCGGCGCAATTGGACGGCTTGTTCAGCCCGTTCTCGCAGGCGGATTGCTCGACCACCCGGCGCTATGGCGGCACCGGGCTGGGCTTGGCGATCAGCCGCCGCCTGGTGGAAATGATGGGCGGGACCCTCTCGGCGGAAAGCGAATACGGGCGGGGCAGCGTGTTCCGCTTCGGCGTGCGGTTACGGACCGGCCGGGGCGGCGTCCTGCCGCCGGCCGGTGCCGCCATCGACGCGGATGCGCTGGCCGCGCCACTGCGCGGGGCCGATATCCTCCTGGTCGAGGACAACATCATCAACCGCGAAGTCCTGGTGGAACTGCTGGATGGCCGGGGCCTGCGGGTGCGCTCGGCGGAAAACGGCCTGCAAGCGCTCCGGGCCGTGGCGGCCCGGAAACCGGACGCGGTGCTGATGGATTGCCAGATGCCGGTGATGGACGGCTACGAAGCCTGTCGCGCCCTCAGGGCCAACCCGGCCTACCGCGACCTGCCCATCATCGCCCTGACCGCCAACGCCCTCGACAGCGATCGCGAACGCTGCCTCGCGGCGGGCATGAACGCCTATCTGGTCAAGCCGGTGGATCTGGAGGCGTTGTTGCGGGCGCTGGTCCAATGGGTGGGACCGGCGCGGACGGGACCGGAAGCGGCCCCGCCCGCCGCCCCCGCAACCGCTGCCGATTCCGTCCCCGCCATCGACATGGAGGCCGGGCTGCCGCGGGTGGACCATAACCGGGAACTCTATCTCAGGCTCTTGCGGAAATTCCGGAACGAACACCTGCCGGGATTCGAGGCGGCGTTCCGGGCGGCGGCGGCGGCGGGGAATTGGGAAACGGCCCGGCGCTCGGCCCATTCCCTCAAGGGCACGGCGCGGACCCTGGGCGCGGAACGGCTGGGCGACCGGGCGGCGGAACTGGAAGTCCTGGCCCGGCAAGCCGGGCCGGTGGAGGAAGCCTTGGCCGGACTGGCGGTGGAACTCGACCGGGTCGCCGCCGCGATAGACGCGCTCCCCGAGGAATAA
- a CDS encoding EAL domain-containing protein: MFLPSLLIRDLGNLFKQESALDESPLLLRDGQVEGRFGDLYLSTVFKRIRSAAQPGVVNGYQAGLRLYAERESPHFALDDFANAQHTSALINLDRLCRTIHLLNFLGLPDNDARLFLPVNPNYVIAVKKNHGAYFEDVLARCERSPEQVVVSVSLGLWDGRAAAAVARGLENYRARGYRIALQSERKPHPENSELALLREINPDYFITPHGFGAAPDRFDTTEALSRLRSTISVARGLGAEVVVEGVASARQADLSLAAGANWVQGEYYEAGQQRTGSARPAEPANDSGDIDLGALLAVGFA, translated from the coding sequence ATGTTTCTCCCTAGCCTACTGATCCGCGACCTCGGCAACCTGTTCAAGCAAGAAAGCGCCCTGGACGAATCCCCCTTGCTGCTGCGGGATGGGCAGGTCGAGGGCCGCTTCGGCGATTTGTACCTCAGCACCGTGTTCAAACGCATCCGCTCCGCCGCCCAGCCGGGCGTGGTGAACGGCTACCAGGCCGGGCTCAGGCTGTACGCGGAACGGGAAAGCCCCCATTTCGCCCTGGACGATTTCGCCAACGCCCAGCACACCTCGGCCCTCATCAACCTGGACCGCCTGTGCCGGACCATCCATCTGCTCAATTTCCTGGGGCTGCCGGACAACGACGCCCGGCTGTTCCTGCCGGTCAACCCCAATTATGTGATCGCGGTCAAGAAGAACCACGGGGCTTATTTCGAGGACGTGCTGGCCCGTTGCGAGCGCTCGCCGGAACAGGTGGTGGTCTCGGTGTCGCTGGGCCTGTGGGATGGCCGCGCCGCCGCCGCCGTGGCGCGGGGTTTGGAAAACTACCGCGCCAGGGGCTACCGGATCGCCCTCCAGAGCGAGCGCAAGCCACATCCGGAAAACAGCGAACTCGCCTTGTTGCGGGAGATCAACCCGGATTATTTCATCACCCCGCATGGTTTCGGCGCGGCCCCGGACCGTTTCGACACCACCGAAGCGCTGTCGCGGTTGCGCTCGACCATCTCGGTGGCGCGTGGACTCGGGGCCGAGGTGGTGGTGGAGGGCGTGGCTTCCGCCCGCCAGGCCGATCTGAGCCTAGCGGCGGGCGCGAACTGGGTGCAGGGGGAATATTACGAGGCCGGGCAACAGCGGACCGGCTCCGCCCGCCCCGCCGAGCCCGCCAACGATAGCGGCGATATCGACCTGGGCGCGTTGCTGGCCGTGGGTTTCGCTTGA
- a CDS encoding class I SAM-dependent methyltransferase, whose amino-acid sequence MRNEQQLKGKLEGISADGGVYGWAYDPLHPDAVLSIHLYADNHTIGIAESGIFREDLQRAGIGQGKHGFISGELPLALQAELRVGTRIHAFYDPERAHELPNSPLVLQREDLGQGAFNTYRLHPEVIAFFLPDSLRKAQVKTMAEIKQKLPPAIAHQMEYNLRNIERGEHILRQVETRIGQAKGRSILDVGCGIGGILVAFGLAGYELYGIELDSQRVRLCRKNLEFNQLDAVISGVDLCKQTMSETFDVIICNSVIEHVSDPERMLERMGKMLRPGGVLVLGVANKDALGNIIADPHYGLFGLTAMPHPAAGEMYRLLADRKQSYSVTEFYGIHWYANQLRRSVGSVDAVFAEPPRDWDALPGLFARVTQGFAECLGKQGWQSNPILRREFNLRFSRYIGEAWKAYMDALESGEREGFRRRYLEKSYHLYTVKDGKPS is encoded by the coding sequence ATGCGGAACGAGCAGCAGTTAAAAGGCAAGCTTGAGGGCATTAGTGCCGATGGTGGAGTTTATGGATGGGCTTACGATCCGCTCCATCCCGACGCGGTATTGTCGATCCACCTGTACGCGGACAACCATACCATTGGTATCGCCGAGTCTGGGATTTTCCGTGAGGATTTGCAGCGGGCGGGTATCGGTCAAGGCAAGCATGGTTTCATCAGTGGCGAATTGCCGCTGGCCCTTCAGGCCGAACTGCGGGTGGGAACGCGCATCCACGCATTTTATGACCCCGAGCGTGCGCATGAACTCCCTAATAGCCCTTTGGTACTACAGAGGGAGGATTTGGGCCAAGGTGCTTTTAATACCTACCGCCTACATCCAGAGGTGATCGCTTTTTTCCTCCCGGATAGTCTCAGAAAAGCCCAAGTCAAAACTATGGCCGAAATCAAGCAAAAACTGCCACCGGCCATTGCCCACCAAATGGAATATAACCTACGCAATATCGAGCGCGGCGAGCATATCCTGCGGCAAGTCGAAACCCGAATTGGCCAAGCCAAGGGGCGTAGCATACTCGATGTGGGTTGTGGGATTGGTGGGATATTGGTCGCTTTCGGTTTGGCGGGCTACGAACTTTATGGTATCGAATTGGATAGCCAGCGGGTTCGACTGTGCCGGAAGAATCTAGAATTCAATCAACTCGACGCGGTGATTTCCGGGGTGGACCTGTGCAAACAGACTATGTCAGAAACCTTCGACGTTATCATTTGCAATTCGGTGATCGAACATGTTTCCGATCCCGAGAGGATGCTGGAGCGGATGGGGAAAATGCTGAGGCCAGGCGGGGTTTTGGTGTTGGGCGTTGCCAATAAGGATGCGCTGGGGAATATTATCGCCGACCCGCATTATGGTTTATTTGGCTTGACCGCGATGCCCCATCCGGCGGCGGGGGAAATGTACCGGTTGTTGGCGGATCGCAAACAATCCTATTCGGTGACGGAGTTCTATGGCATCCATTGGTATGCCAACCAACTGCGGCGTAGCGTGGGTAGTGTCGATGCCGTTTTTGCCGAGCCGCCAAGGGATTGGGACGCCCTGCCTGGGCTGTTCGCGAGGGTTACTCAAGGATTCGCCGAATGCCTGGGCAAGCAGGGATGGCAGAGCAATCCGATACTGCGTAGGGAATTCAATCTACGGTTTTCAAGGTATATCGGCGAGGCTTGGAAAGCCTATATGGACGCCTTGGAGAGTGGGGAGCGCGAAGGTTTCCGGCGGCGTTATCTGGAAAAATCCTACCACCTTTATACGGTCAAGGATGGCAAGCCTTCTTAA
- a CDS encoding DUF1919 domain-containing protein, whose translation MASLLKHDQVNKVMNAPSVISYNCSAQHLCKLYRTQYNSPTIGSLFRSPKHYMDFISRMDYFLYEAEPYFGEPVLPRYNPASKTYPVMFIDELEIHWIHEKTSESALRRLRVGSERLDKENIIFVFSESNLASHGFTAAEEVDFIEKFCSLGERAVYFSSKAYPDYPSVCRVTNWDGNDYNLNICDGITVSCGAPCDNKGCGRTQYGKYVEEAILVKKFAHHLSTGKRPKELNSFV comes from the coding sequence ATGGCAAGCCTTCTTAAGCATGATCAGGTAAATAAAGTCATGAATGCACCATCGGTTATTTCCTATAATTGTAGCGCCCAGCATTTATGTAAGCTATATAGAACCCAGTATAATTCGCCGACCATAGGCTCCTTGTTCAGATCGCCGAAGCATTATATGGATTTCATATCCAGGATGGATTATTTTCTTTACGAAGCCGAACCCTACTTCGGAGAGCCGGTTCTTCCCCGATATAATCCAGCGTCGAAAACCTATCCCGTCATGTTTATCGACGAATTGGAAATTCACTGGATCCATGAGAAGACCTCCGAATCCGCGTTGAGGCGTTTGCGCGTCGGGTCCGAAAGACTGGACAAGGAAAACATTATTTTTGTTTTTAGCGAGTCCAATCTGGCGTCCCATGGCTTCACCGCCGCCGAGGAAGTCGATTTCATAGAAAAATTCTGCTCCTTAGGGGAAAGGGCGGTTTACTTCAGTAGCAAAGCCTACCCTGATTATCCATCGGTATGCCGGGTCACCAACTGGGATGGTAATGATTACAATCTGAACATATGCGATGGAATCACCGTTAGTTGCGGAGCGCCATGCGATAATAAAGGTTGCGGCAGGACGCAATATGGAAAATATGTGGAGGAAGCGATTCTCGTAAAAAAATTCGCGCACCATCTCTCAACGGGAAAACGCCCGAAGGAACTCAATTCTTTTGTATAG